The proteins below come from a single Roseiflexus sp. RS-1 genomic window:
- a CDS encoding SDR family NAD(P)-dependent oxidoreductase yields the protein MSDILAGKVALITGAASGIGRATALTLAREGAAVVVADIDAPRGAETVATIGAAGGRAHFVQADVIRDAERMVEAAMQEFGRLDILVNNAGIFYTVDLLDVTFDEWVRAVDVMYFGTFRCSQAAARQMVHQGAGGRIVNISSINAFLGMPQSSHYNSAKGAIDQLTRCLAVELAPHGILVNGVAPGFVETPMAIVNGINEHETPEFQEFYVRRRRIPLARPALPAEIAEAVAFLVSPRCTYITGHTLVVDGGLSITF from the coding sequence ATGAGTGACATCCTTGCAGGCAAAGTCGCGCTGATCACCGGCGCCGCCAGCGGCATCGGGCGCGCCACGGCGCTGACGCTGGCGCGTGAAGGCGCTGCGGTCGTCGTGGCCGACATCGATGCACCACGCGGTGCGGAAACCGTTGCGACAATCGGCGCTGCCGGCGGGCGGGCGCACTTCGTGCAGGCGGATGTCATCCGTGATGCAGAACGGATGGTCGAAGCCGCAATGCAGGAATTCGGGCGACTCGACATCCTGGTGAACAACGCCGGTATCTTCTACACCGTCGATCTGCTCGACGTGACCTTCGATGAATGGGTGCGCGCTGTTGATGTCATGTACTTCGGCACATTTCGTTGCAGTCAGGCGGCAGCGCGGCAGATGGTTCATCAGGGAGCAGGCGGGCGGATCGTCAACATCTCCTCGATCAACGCCTTTCTCGGTATGCCACAGTCCAGCCACTACAACTCGGCAAAAGGCGCGATTGATCAGCTAACGCGCTGCCTGGCGGTCGAACTTGCGCCGCACGGCATTCTGGTCAATGGTGTAGCGCCGGGGTTCGTCGAAACGCCTATGGCAATCGTCAATGGCATCAACGAACACGAAACGCCAGAGTTTCAGGAGTTCTATGTGCGTCGGCGGCGCATCCCGCTGGCGCGCCCCGCACTCCCCGCAGAGATCGCCGAAGCAGTGGCGTTCCTTGTTTCACCACGCTGCACCTACATCACCGGGCACACACTGGTTGTCGACGGCGGGTTGTCGATCACGTTCTGA